TTTTTCGAAGCCTGGGCTGAAGAGCGCGAGGTGAGTTTACGCTTTGAAGGCCGCGCGTGCTGGGTGTCTGGCGACCCCATTATGTTGCGCCGGGCGTTAAGTAATTTACTCTCCAATGCGATGCGTTACACCCCGAAGGGAGAATCCGTCACCGTGCGGCTTTTTGAGGCGCAGAATCAGGTGCAGATTATCGTTGAGAACCCTGGCACCCCTATTGCACCGGAACATTTACCGCGTCTGTTTGACCGGTTTTACCGCGTCGATCCCTCCCGTCAACGTAAAGGCGAAGGCAGCGGCATTGGACTGGCGATTGTGAAATCAATTGTCATCGCCCATCAGGGAACCGTCGCCGTCACCTCTGATTTACGCGCCACCCGTTTTATTCTGACGCTGCCAAAACATGCTGCGTTTTAATATCGCGTTGTTCTTGATGTCGCAAAGTCCAGAGCCATCCCACTCAGATGGCTCTGACCGTAAGCGAAACCTTACCAGAAGCGTTTTCTGAGGGCGGTTTCAATCTCAATATCCACCCGATAGAACTGCAAAATGACCCAAACCGCATCGACCAATGCTTCGGTCAGTGCCGGATAATCATCCTCAATGAGAGTGTTGATCTGCCCGACGGTTTCATCGATATATTCCTGAACGCCTTCTTCAAATTCCTCTTTGGTGGCCTGATTGCGAAAAAAGCTGAAGTTATCCAGTTTTTCAATTAACAGGTCTACCTGTTCTTCAATACCGTTTAATTGAGTAGCCGTAATATCGGGATCGCTGGCTACCGGTTTAAAGAAACTTTTCACTTTGGCTTTCAGTTCGATAATCGTCGGAATTTGGCTTCTCTGCGAGGCCGCACTGCAGGCCTCTGGGCTGGCTTTTATTACCCGCGGTTGTGGTTCCATTGCCTCAATGGCGGGTTTATCTTCGCCTGCAGGCAAGACGGGTTGCTCTGGTTCGCTTTCTGCTTTGGTGGGAATGGGCGCAGTTTCCCCATTGATCTGCTGCTGTAGACGGCGGTGGAAATAGCTCTCTGGCTCAGAGATGGCGAGCGCGTGTTCAAGCTGCGCCTGGCTATACGGCACCATCTGGAGAAGTGCCTCAAATATCTCTTTATAATTCAACCGGATTACTACCACGAGCGGACTGTTGCCATGGCAATCCTCCACCGTTAAATTAGCACCATACTGCTGTAATAGCTTCAGGATCCGCACAGCCGTGGATTCAAAACGAGGAAACTCATTTGAGCCACCGCCGGTGATGGCACACAGGGCAGGCGTGGTGCCCTCACCATTAAGCGCATTAGGGTTAGCCCCCTGCTCTAACAGAACGTCGACGCAGGATTGGGCACCGTAGTAGCAGGCGCACATCAACGGCGTAAATTGTTCATCGACTGAAAACTCTTCAAGTTTCGCGCCATGTTGTAACAGAAGCTGAACGGTCTGACGGCGTATAGGTCCGGTTATTTCAGCTAACGAGTAGGTCGAAATGGCTTTATGTAAGATAGGGGAGTTATCGTGACCACAATGAGTATGAATATCGCCCCCCTGGTGAATCAACCATTCAAGCAGCTGAGTACGACAAGAAATAGCGGCGGCTGAGACGAAATTAGTGTCGTAAATATTGGTGAGGCTTAAATCAAGTCCCAATGGCAGCAAATACTCCATCACCTTAATGATCGTTTCCTGGTCTTCTTTCCATGAACCGCGCTGAGTGATGGTCAGTAAGGTCGGTTCTTCTACGGAGCCAAATTTCTTATTGATATCCAGACCATACTGCAAAAAGAGATCGAGAAATTGGGGTAAGAACGTTCTTTTTTCTACCATTGGGTAAATGAGTAATCGTAAATTTGACCAGCTCAACATCTCATACGGTTTACCGTTGTTGACGAACTCACTATTTGGGTCAGCGCCATATTTGAGTAACAGTTCAAGGGCCTGATAGATGTAATCGCGCTTATTGGGATCGGTAAAATGAGGATTATTCAGATACTGGCTAATCAACGGTGCCTGATAAGCGTCTGGTGGC
This Citrobacter enshiensis DNA region includes the following protein-coding sequences:
- a CDS encoding ankyrin repeat domain-containing protein, whose product is MLNWIFNDNKLTLRQICLDSKLSTAKKIQKIDKYLANGGDINFIDPEISPCNVLVPLTRNPESDVSLVQYLLDKGAHIECNGFSAFHSAIEFNNTQLVTLYLNAGADLYYQNKFNNCWLNYLFHPDPQYVYQESQRKDMIDLLLESHLDINKPVSFWTNGELNHPLEILYSEQSKELFLHIINKDITLNIEETTLIEDIIRSNQFWGLEAFVPLVKRYPDYKKERYIMANDSSFWDDANLLELCVYEKAADYCEYLLDNYPELKADSRAKSLVYTALTSEFDLRIIEKLLKVTVDINRIYKMTPPDAYQAPLISQYLNNPHFTDPNKRDYIYQALELLLKYGADPNSEFVNNGKPYEMLSWSNLRLLIYPMVEKRTFLPQFLDLFLQYGLDINKKFGSVEEPTLLTITQRGSWKEDQETIIKVMEYLLPLGLDLSLTNIYDTNFVSAAAISCRTQLLEWLIHQGGDIHTHCGHDNSPILHKAISTYSLAEITGPIRRQTVQLLLQHGAKLEEFSVDEQFTPLMCACYYGAQSCVDVLLEQGANPNALNGEGTTPALCAITGGGSNEFPRFESTAVRILKLLQQYGANLTVEDCHGNSPLVVVIRLNYKEIFEALLQMVPYSQAQLEHALAISEPESYFHRRLQQQINGETAPIPTKAESEPEQPVLPAGEDKPAIEAMEPQPRVIKASPEACSAASQRSQIPTIIELKAKVKSFFKPVASDPDITATQLNGIEEQVDLLIEKLDNFSFFRNQATKEEFEEGVQEYIDETVGQINTLIEDDYPALTEALVDAVWVILQFYRVDIEIETALRKRFW